One genomic segment of Myxococcales bacterium includes these proteins:
- the pilO gene encoding type 4a pilus biogenesis protein PilO — protein MAAKPSVLAKLPLAGKIGIGAFFVVVLGFGYWLIFFTEVDGKITAANKQQNDLNTELARQKQAQASYFADRDELAVRQQQQRELNKQLPAETEPASFLSSIQQVSNLSGVDLKAWQPAEEKNEAFYAKVPMRIELGGKFHQIAKFAFEMGKVERIINLENIELTEPKMDGDEIKLKVKCLATTFKLRAKPTARTPGAPAAPEGDKK, from the coding sequence ATGGCTGCGAAACCGAGCGTTCTCGCGAAGCTGCCGCTGGCCGGCAAAATCGGCATCGGCGCCTTCTTTGTGGTCGTTTTGGGCTTCGGCTATTGGCTCATCTTCTTCACCGAGGTCGACGGCAAGATCACCGCGGCCAACAAGCAACAGAACGACCTCAACACGGAGCTTGCGCGGCAGAAGCAAGCGCAGGCGAGCTACTTCGCCGACCGCGACGAGCTCGCCGTGCGGCAGCAACAGCAGCGCGAGCTCAACAAGCAGCTTCCCGCGGAGACCGAGCCGGCGAGCTTCTTGTCGTCGATTCAGCAGGTGTCCAACCTCTCCGGCGTTGATCTCAAGGCGTGGCAGCCGGCGGAGGAGAAGAACGAGGCCTTCTACGCGAAGGTCCCGATGCGTATCGAGCTCGGCGGCAAGTTCCACCAGATTGCCAAGTTCGCCTTCGAGATGGGCAAGGTCGAGCGCATCATCAACCTCGAGAACATCGAGCTGACCGAGCCCAAGATGGATGGCGACGAGATCAAGCTGAAGGTGAAGTGCCTCGCCACGACCTTCAAGCTGCGAGCAAAGCCGACGGCCCGCACGCCGGGCGCGCCGGCGGCGCCGGAAGGAGACAAGAAATGA
- a CDS encoding PilN domain-containing protein produces MIRINLLPQKREARRASEGNQNWLLVVLGVVLLEVVVLIFVQKAKQDELKRVVSVNQKVDAQINDIKRQISNHNEIKSQLKDLRDREEAIKKLQSARTGPTETLLELAKMLTIGRGPTVDNDKLEQLKRDNLGAVPNQGWDSRRMWLNSYAETDRKVRIIGHARDGEDVSEFVRRLTLSDYFYEVKLLPAVKTFDKDSHVDLLKFELSAKVRY; encoded by the coding sequence TTGATTCGCATCAATCTACTCCCGCAAAAGCGGGAAGCGCGGCGTGCCTCCGAGGGGAACCAGAACTGGCTCCTCGTGGTCCTCGGCGTCGTGTTGCTGGAGGTCGTCGTCCTCATCTTCGTGCAGAAGGCGAAGCAGGACGAGCTGAAGCGCGTGGTCTCGGTCAACCAGAAGGTCGACGCCCAGATCAACGACATCAAGCGGCAGATCTCGAACCACAACGAGATCAAGTCGCAGCTCAAGGACCTGCGCGACCGCGAAGAGGCCATCAAGAAGCTCCAGTCGGCGCGCACCGGCCCGACCGAGACCCTCCTCGAGCTGGCGAAAATGCTCACCATCGGTCGCGGTCCCACCGTCGACAACGACAAGCTCGAACAGTTGAAGCGCGACAACTTGGGCGCGGTGCCCAACCAGGGCTGGGATAGCCGTCGCATGTGGCTCAACTCGTACGCAGAGACCGATCGAAAGGTCCGGATCATCGGCCACGCGCGTGACGGTGAAGACGTCTCGGAGTTCGTGCGCCGCTTGACGCTGTCGGACTACTTCTACGAGGTCAAGCTCCTGCCGGCGGTCAAGACCTTCGACAAGGACAGCCACGTGGACCTTCTCAAGTTCGAGCTCTCCGCGAAGGTGAGGTACTAG
- the pilM gene encoding type IV pilus assembly protein PilM, producing the protein MGEKTLVGLDIGASSIKAVQLKEKSKRYTVMRSGFAPLPPQTIVDGHIMNSGAVIEALSRLYKDNRISQKEVAVGVYGQSVIVRKITVPMMTADELEEQISWEAEQHIPFDIKEMSVDYEVLKRRPEAGHMDLLLVAAKKAEINDFAGIIREAKLRPVVVDINAFTVQNIFEYSQGLPQDGTVALLNVGASLSSLNIVSRGVSAFTREITNAGNSITEEIQKQLGVPFEQAEFYKLGAAQPHTVPPQVLTSVGQACEALAGEIQRSLDFYLATSGDSEISRVHLCGGSAYCGPLALAIEKRARVPVSILDPFANVGVDAKSVNEADLRARATQFAVACGLALRAEKERRS; encoded by the coding sequence ATGGGTGAAAAGACCCTCGTCGGCCTCGACATTGGAGCCAGCTCCATCAAGGCCGTGCAGCTGAAGGAGAAATCCAAACGCTACACGGTCATGCGGAGCGGTTTCGCGCCGCTGCCACCGCAGACCATCGTCGACGGGCACATCATGAACTCCGGCGCCGTCATCGAGGCGCTGTCGAGGCTCTACAAGGACAACCGCATCTCGCAGAAAGAGGTCGCGGTCGGCGTGTACGGGCAGTCGGTCATCGTTCGCAAAATCACGGTCCCCATGATGACGGCCGACGAGCTCGAAGAGCAGATCAGCTGGGAAGCCGAGCAGCACATCCCCTTCGACATCAAGGAGATGTCGGTCGACTACGAAGTTCTGAAGCGCCGCCCGGAAGCGGGCCACATGGACCTCTTGCTGGTCGCGGCCAAGAAGGCCGAAATCAACGATTTTGCCGGCATCATTCGCGAGGCCAAGCTTCGCCCCGTGGTCGTCGACATCAACGCCTTCACTGTGCAGAACATCTTCGAGTACTCGCAAGGGCTGCCGCAAGACGGCACCGTCGCGCTCTTGAACGTCGGCGCGTCGCTCTCGAGCCTCAACATCGTCTCGCGCGGCGTCAGCGCCTTCACCCGCGAGATCACCAACGCCGGCAACTCGATCACCGAGGAGATCCAGAAGCAACTCGGCGTCCCCTTCGAGCAGGCCGAGTTCTACAAGCTCGGCGCTGCGCAGCCGCACACGGTGCCGCCGCAGGTGCTCACGTCGGTGGGCCAAGCCTGCGAAGCGCTCGCCGGCGAGATCCAGCGCTCCCTCGACTTCTACCTGGCGACGAGCGGTGACTCGGAGATCTCGCGCGTCCATCTTTGCGGCGGCTCGGCTTATTGCGGTCCGCTCGCGCTCGCCATCGAGAAACGCGCCCGCGTGCCCGTCAGCATTCTCGACCCCTTTGCCAACGTCGGCGTCGACGCGAAGAGCGTCAACGAGGCTGATCTTCGCGCGCGCGCGACACAATTCGCCGTCGCGTGCGGCCTCGCGCTCCGCGCGGAGAAGGAGCGACGCTCTTGA
- a CDS encoding DUF882 domain-containing protein, with amino-acid sequence MPLVGGFARPFFAGTAFMAVLSCSFFAATASADTTHVVARGHTLESIANRYHVPAKAILEANKLKNPNRLRPGDTLVIPGVTPKDKKDGKSALGADAKEKGAKENARGAKTGEHKDGKKTKPPTYAMKAKNPGVVHLARLATTEDAKLRLVDRRGRNVPQAAKPIEKLLRSASGQSKPIEPRLMALLAIVSDHFGGRKIEVISGYRPYAPTQHTAHSNHNVGKAIDFRVVGVPNEVVRDFCRTLRNVGVGYYPNSTFVHLDARSTPAFWIDYSRPGEPPRYNDPNVEADEGTSDVGADVLTSSDGKDSDTANTAPEKTDEKGATESTERPAKADDKASPAIPTLPPATPSAAQGAAGPAAGGTPAAAPSPPASGSVPAAKP; translated from the coding sequence ATGCCGCTGGTGGGAGGCTTCGCTCGACCGTTCTTCGCCGGCACCGCGTTCATGGCGGTGCTCTCTTGTTCCTTCTTCGCGGCGACGGCCTCCGCCGACACGACGCACGTCGTCGCGCGCGGCCATACGCTTGAGTCGATCGCCAATCGCTACCACGTGCCAGCGAAGGCGATCCTCGAGGCCAACAAGCTGAAGAACCCGAACCGCCTTCGCCCCGGCGACACGCTCGTCATCCCCGGCGTCACGCCGAAGGACAAGAAAGACGGCAAGTCGGCACTGGGCGCCGACGCGAAGGAAAAGGGCGCGAAAGAAAACGCGCGCGGCGCCAAGACCGGCGAGCACAAGGACGGCAAGAAGACCAAACCGCCGACCTACGCGATGAAGGCGAAAAACCCCGGCGTGGTGCACCTGGCGCGCCTCGCCACCACCGAAGACGCCAAGCTCCGCCTCGTCGACCGCCGTGGCCGCAACGTGCCACAAGCCGCCAAGCCCATCGAGAAGCTGCTCCGCAGCGCCTCCGGTCAATCGAAGCCCATCGAGCCGCGGCTCATGGCGCTCCTCGCCATCGTCTCGGATCACTTCGGCGGTCGTAAGATCGAGGTCATCAGCGGATACCGCCCCTACGCGCCGACGCAACACACGGCGCACTCGAACCACAACGTCGGCAAGGCCATCGACTTTCGCGTCGTCGGTGTCCCCAACGAAGTGGTGCGCGATTTTTGCCGCACGCTGCGCAACGTCGGCGTGGGGTACTACCCGAACAGCACGTTCGTCCACCTCGACGCCCGCTCCACGCCGGCCTTCTGGATCGACTACTCGCGGCCCGGCGAGCCGCCGCGCTACAACGACCCGAACGTCGAGGCCGACGAAGGCACGAGCGACGTGGGCGCCGACGTGCTCACGAGCAGCGACGGAAAAGACTCCGACACAGCCAACACGGCGCCGGAGAAGACCGACGAAAAGGGCGCGACGGAGTCGACGGAGCGACCGGCGAAGGCCGACGACAAGGCGAGCCCCGCGATCCCGACGCTTCCGCCCGCGACCCCGAGCGCAGCGCAGGGGGCCGCCGGCCCCGCCGCCGGAGGGACGCCGGCCGCCGCGCCATCGCCCCCGGCGAGCGGCTCCGTCCCCGCCGCAAAACCGTAA